One Argiope bruennichi chromosome 5, qqArgBrue1.1, whole genome shotgun sequence DNA segment encodes these proteins:
- the LOC129968504 gene encoding uncharacterized protein DDB_G0271670-like isoform X2 has translation MVYLMPKRNTNALKRKAEAEAEEPVSKKSRADSVVPPISSNVVSSSSSSSDDLCTSSSPSLSCSSFLSSSLSSTSTSSSSSSSSSSSSSSEGQDDDASAEMDDDDYMPRRRPYQMWTSRQRWKDERKKVMKMSVTKLSEIDDPELCLLRSVLINNTIKKLHSDIRSERQAKLRHRQQRMDFFVERFSPVSSSADNSEQFAATDFSSSSSNSSETTNNEVRKPSSPANTSDFYDDSSCDEIFGISEDFLRVPVPDRRVSSPIPTSNNNRDSRNNDTVESMDTTPVVTTANVTCYGNNNSSLSCDTTNDCNSSFYHRRTTSQNNNNNHSSNTSNNNNLAAFPSATPSPPCLKQILASVSSAATTGGSQCATQYRTNRDVGGGSGGESFPPRVPILDEVVYHSLLASLETS, from the exons ATGGTGTACTTGATGCCTAAAAGAA ATACGAATGCCCTCAAGAGAAAAGCTGAGGCTGAAGCTGAAGAGCCTGTGTCCAAAAAATCCAGAGCTGATAGTGTAGTTCCTCCCATATCATCGAATGTGGTATCATCCTCTTCCTCCAGTTCGGATGATCTCTGTACCAGCTCAAGCCCTTCCCTCTCCTGCTCATCGTTTCTCTCATCATCCCTCAGCAGCACTTCCACTTCTTCTTCATCCTCATCTTCCTCATCCTCATCATCTTCCTCTGAAGGGCAGGACGATGACGCGTCTGCAGAAATGGACGATGATGACTACATGCCCAGAAGGAGGCCGTATCAGATGTGGACCTCCCGCCAGAGGTGGAAGGATGAACGCAAAAAGGTCATGAAAATGTCTGTCACCAAACTTTCTGAGATTGATGACCCAGAACTTTGCCTGCTGAGATCGGTCCTCATCAACAATACTATCAAGAAACTGCATTCTGACATCCGAAGTGAACGACAGGCCAAGCTCAGGCACAGGCAGCAGAGAATGGACTTTTTCGTCGAAAGGTTCTCGCCTGTTTCCAGTAGTGCGGATAATTCTGAACAGTTTGCTGCTACAGACttcagcagcagcagcagcaacagTAGCGAAACTACCAACAATGAAGTGCGCAAGCCAAGTTCGCCGGCTAATACTTCGGACTTCTATGACGATAGCTCTTGCGACGAGATCTTTGGTATCAGCGAAGATTTTCTGCGCGTTCCCGTTCCTGACAGGCGTGTCTCAAGTCCAATTCCAACGTCGAACAATAACCGCGATTCCAGGAACAATGACACGGTTGAATCTATGGACACTACCCCTGTTGTTACAACGGCCAACGTTACATGCTATGGCAACAATAACTCCTCGTTGTCTTGTGATACAACCAACGATTGCAACTCGTCTTTTTATCACCGTCGAACAACATctcaaaacaataacaataaccACAGCAGTAACAccagcaacaacaacaaccttGCAGCCTTTCCCTCTGCCACACCATCACCACCCTGCTTGAAACAAATTCTGGCGTCAGTATCGTCTGCTGCCACTACCGGAGGAAGCCAGTGTGCGACGCAGTATAGAACTAACCGAGATGTTGGGGGTGGCAGTGGCGGAGAGTCCTTTCCCCCTAGGGTTCCTATCTTAGACGAAGTTGTTTATCACAGCCTTCTGGCGTCTTTGGAAACGTCCTGA
- the LOC129968504 gene encoding uncharacterized protein DDB_G0271670-like isoform X1, whose amino-acid sequence MTLVLPFGVDQIANNSLYSVSGSNQNSTMPCVFDNDSFDRDFESALMRDWTSEIGDYDVPAEDSPIKTPSDTNALKRKAEAEAEEPVSKKSRADSVVPPISSNVVSSSSSSSDDLCTSSSPSLSCSSFLSSSLSSTSTSSSSSSSSSSSSSSEGQDDDASAEMDDDDYMPRRRPYQMWTSRQRWKDERKKVMKMSVTKLSEIDDPELCLLRSVLINNTIKKLHSDIRSERQAKLRHRQQRMDFFVERFSPVSSSADNSEQFAATDFSSSSSNSSETTNNEVRKPSSPANTSDFYDDSSCDEIFGISEDFLRVPVPDRRVSSPIPTSNNNRDSRNNDTVESMDTTPVVTTANVTCYGNNNSSLSCDTTNDCNSSFYHRRTTSQNNNNNHSSNTSNNNNLAAFPSATPSPPCLKQILASVSSAATTGGSQCATQYRTNRDVGGGSGGESFPPRVPILDEVVYHSLLASLETS is encoded by the exons ATGACCCTAGTATTGCCATTCGGCGTTGATCAAATAGCCAACAACTCTTTGTATTCGGTTTCTGGCAGCAATCAAAATTCCACGATGCCTTGTGTGTTTGATAATGATTCCTTTGATCGAGACTTCGAAAGTGCACTCATGAGAGATTGGACATCGGAAATCGGCGATTATGATGTGCCAGCGGAAGATTCCCCAATCAAAACGCCATCTG ATACGAATGCCCTCAAGAGAAAAGCTGAGGCTGAAGCTGAAGAGCCTGTGTCCAAAAAATCCAGAGCTGATAGTGTAGTTCCTCCCATATCATCGAATGTGGTATCATCCTCTTCCTCCAGTTCGGATGATCTCTGTACCAGCTCAAGCCCTTCCCTCTCCTGCTCATCGTTTCTCTCATCATCCCTCAGCAGCACTTCCACTTCTTCTTCATCCTCATCTTCCTCATCCTCATCATCTTCCTCTGAAGGGCAGGACGATGACGCGTCTGCAGAAATGGACGATGATGACTACATGCCCAGAAGGAGGCCGTATCAGATGTGGACCTCCCGCCAGAGGTGGAAGGATGAACGCAAAAAGGTCATGAAAATGTCTGTCACCAAACTTTCTGAGATTGATGACCCAGAACTTTGCCTGCTGAGATCGGTCCTCATCAACAATACTATCAAGAAACTGCATTCTGACATCCGAAGTGAACGACAGGCCAAGCTCAGGCACAGGCAGCAGAGAATGGACTTTTTCGTCGAAAGGTTCTCGCCTGTTTCCAGTAGTGCGGATAATTCTGAACAGTTTGCTGCTACAGACttcagcagcagcagcagcaacagTAGCGAAACTACCAACAATGAAGTGCGCAAGCCAAGTTCGCCGGCTAATACTTCGGACTTCTATGACGATAGCTCTTGCGACGAGATCTTTGGTATCAGCGAAGATTTTCTGCGCGTTCCCGTTCCTGACAGGCGTGTCTCAAGTCCAATTCCAACGTCGAACAATAACCGCGATTCCAGGAACAATGACACGGTTGAATCTATGGACACTACCCCTGTTGTTACAACGGCCAACGTTACATGCTATGGCAACAATAACTCCTCGTTGTCTTGTGATACAACCAACGATTGCAACTCGTCTTTTTATCACCGTCGAACAACATctcaaaacaataacaataaccACAGCAGTAACAccagcaacaacaacaaccttGCAGCCTTTCCCTCTGCCACACCATCACCACCCTGCTTGAAACAAATTCTGGCGTCAGTATCGTCTGCTGCCACTACCGGAGGAAGCCAGTGTGCGACGCAGTATAGAACTAACCGAGATGTTGGGGGTGGCAGTGGCGGAGAGTCCTTTCCCCCTAGGGTTCCTATCTTAGACGAAGTTGTTTATCACAGCCTTCTGGCGTCTTTGGAAACGTCCTGA